In Myxococcus stipitatus, the genomic window GGGGTTCGCGGTGAATACTGGCATGTCCCTTGAAGTCAGGAGCCGACAGAAGGGGGGCAGCCAGAATGCGTGAGCGTCAGCTCATTCCCATGGAAGTGGCTGGGAATGTCGTGGCGGGTGCGGTGCCGCTGTTGCTGGAGGATCCGGACATCGACGAGTCGTTCGGGTGGTGGCGGCCCGAGGCGGGTGGCCGTCCGCCGGGCCTGTGGAGCGCCGTGGAGGGGACGCGGCTGTTCGCGGTGGCGGAGCGGGGCGAGGGCATCATCGGCCTGGCGGCGCTGACGAACATCCGCCGCGAGGAGCGCTACGCGCGGGTGAGCTGCGCGGTGGCGTCGCGGCACCGGTTGGGCGGCGCGGGCCACTGGGCGATGACGGAGGTCATCCGCCTGGGCGTGCGGCTCGATGGGGTGCGCCACCTGGAGACGTGCGTGCGCGCCAGCAACGAGACGTCGCGCCGGGTGCTGGAGTCGTTGGGCTTCCTGCCGCTGGTGGCGCCGTCGTTTCCCCGCGAGGAGGGACATCCGGGGAGCCACGTGTACCTGCGGCTCGACCTGCCCTCCAGCGCGCGGGGGCACTTCCTGTTGACGCCGCGCCGGGCGCTGTGTGCGTGACGTCGGAGACGCTCGCGCGTGACACGGTGCCGGAGTGATGACGGCCATTCTGGCAACGGCACCGTGTGGGAGCGGGCGGACCTCGAGGGTGGAGCGCGAGCGATAGCTCACGGAACGCCCGAGGGCGCGGACGTGTCTT contains:
- a CDS encoding GNAT family N-acetyltransferase codes for the protein MAGAVPLLLEDPDIDESFGWWRPEAGGRPPGLWSAVEGTRLFAVAERGEGIIGLAALTNIRREERYARVSCAVASRHRLGGAGHWAMTEVIRLGVRLDGVRHLETCVRASNETSRRVLESLGFLPLVAPSFPREEGHPGSHVYLRLDLPSSARGHFLLTPRRALCA